CAGTTGCTGATCGGCTCGAGGGTCCAAGAGCGGTAGATCGTCGACGTCGGCGGCGTCGGCTCGCGTCGGGTAGACCTGCGGATCGACGTAACCGAATGCCCGGCCGGTCGGGAGTTGTCCCGTCACTTCGTTTTTGAGCGTCGTATTCATCTGTTTGGCATTCGCGGGTTGCACGTCGCCGGAGACGATCACGCGGACGTCGAGGTCCGAGACGAGCCGCCGCGCCTCGCCGTCCGCAAAACTTCCTGCGACGTAAACCGCCTCAACCGAGAGGTTCGGCTCGAGCGGGACGAAGAACTCGTTCAGCGTTTCCTCGATCTTCTCTCGGACGAATATCCGATGCTCGTCACGGAGGTCGTCAACGCCGAGAGAACGTGGCCGTTGCTTGGCTTTACTCGACATTGTTCTCCTCCGTGTCTCGTGATCGGACGGTTCGTGTATCGACAACACGGATTTTAGCGTACTCGTCGATAGTCTCGCCTTCTACTTCGCCGAGTGTCTGGCCTGTATGGACCCAAACCTCGTCGCCTTCGTCAGTGTCTGCCGACATGATACCGTCGTAGTCGGGATGCTCAATCCCGTCTGCCGATTCGGCGTCACTCCCCATCGGAATCACCCGCGTAGACCTCGAGATACGTCCGACTCACGCTGTACCACTCGACGTTTCCAAGCGCCAGCGTCTCGGCGACGATCGTCTCCGGCACCGCCACGCCCTGGTAGTCCTCGGCCTCGTGATACCGCCGCGGCTCGCCGCCGTCGATATCGTAGAACCACTGCCAGCCGGTCCGCTCGTCGTGACACCGGAGGACGGTGTCGTCGCTGACCAGCGCCAGCGGTCCCGGCTCGGTGCTCGCTCGCCGCCTGTTCGCCTGTTGCGTTCGTTGTGTTTGGCTCATCTCTATGGCTCCGATTCCGGCGGGCTCGTGGGTACGAGTCGCCCGAATCCTATCTGTATTATTCGGAAATCCAACGGATAAGTGTTATTCCGACAGTTTGCGCTCGTCGGGGCTCGAGCGGTTCGAAGACGGGCGAATCGG
This Halopiger xanaduensis SH-6 DNA region includes the following protein-coding sequences:
- a CDS encoding nucleotidyltransferase domain-containing protein; the encoded protein is MSSKAKQRPRSLGVDDLRDEHRIFVREKIEETLNEFFVPLEPNLSVEAVYVAGSFADGEARRLVSDLDVRVIVSGDVQPANAKQMNTTLKNEVTGQLPTGRAFGYVDPQVYPTRADAADVDDLPLLDPRADQQLHLDTDQRGVFDE